The genomic segment GGGAAATGATAATAGATGTCATTCCCTGTTTTTTGAACTTCAGAAGCAATTCCAGCAGAGCCTGAGAATCATCCTCATTTAAAGATGCTGTCGGCTCGTCCAGGATCAGAAGCTTGGCATTTTTTGCCAGTGCCTTGGCGATTTCTACCAGCTGCTGTTTACCTACACCAATATCCTTGATCAAAGTTCTGGAGGATTCTTCAAGTCCTACTATTTTCAGATATTTATCTGCTTCTCCGTAAGTTTCATTCCAGTTAATAGATAATGAACTTCCTCTTTCATTACCCAGATACATATTTTCACCGATCGTCATATATGGGATCAGCGCCAGTTCCTGGTGAATGATTACAATTCCTTTTTCTTCACTGTCTTTAATTGTATTGAATTTACAGATTTCACCGTTATAAATAATATTACCATCGTATGTTCCATACGGATAAATACCACTTAATACATTCATCAGGGTAGATTTACCGGCTCCATTTTCACCGACCAGAGCGTGGATCTCGCCCTCTTCCACCTGAAGATTAACGTTATCCAGTGCTTTTACACCTGGGAAAGTTTTGGTAATATTTTTCATTTCCAGAAGTATCTTAGCCAATTTTGTTTCCCTCCCTTTTATAAATCATGCCTGCGGCGGGCAGCCCTATAGCAATCCCAGGAAATACTGAATTACATTATTTTCTGGGATTGCTATAGATTAACACAGGCGGGTGGTATTCCCGCCTGTATGATCAATTTTTATTACTTAATCTGATCTTCTGTATAATATCCGGAATCGATCAGCATTTCTTTGTAATTGTCAACCGTGACAACAACCGGATCACAAAGGTATGTCGGGATAACACCTGTGCCGTTATCATAGGATTCTGTATCATTAACTTCCGGTTCTTCACCTTTCATGATGGAATCAACCATTCCAACAACTGCTGTTGCAAGAGCACGTGTATCCTTGAATACGGACATAGCCTGTTTTCCTGCTACAAGGTTCTTAACATTTGGTGTATCACAGTCCTGACCTGTGATGATCGGATATTCTCCTGTGTAGGAAGCTGCAAGAGCATTTTCTACGCCAAGTGCTGTAGAGTCATTGGAGCAGAGAACTGCATCAAGATTTGAACCGTCTGAGTAGTTACCTGCGATAATTGTATCCATTCTGTCCTGAGCCTTTGCACTGTCCCAGTTAGCAGTTGCAACCTGCTCAAATTCTGTCTGTCCGGATTTAACTACCAGCTTACCTTCGTCAATATATTTCTGAAGTACATCCATTGCTCCGCCGAAGAAGAAGTTACAGTTATTGTCACCAGGATCACCTGTGAACAGCTCAATATTAAACGGTCCGTCCTGATTGTCGAGATCAAGTGCATCTACTAAATATTCGCCCTGTTTCTGACCTACCTTGTAATTATCAAATGTTGCATAATAAGTAACTGCATCTGAGTTCATAAGCAGACGGTCATAGGAAATAACCGGGATTCCTGCTTCTTTAGCCTGTTTCAGTGGCTCACCAAGACTGCTTCCGTCGATAGATGCCACAACCAGAAGATCACATCCGTTTGCAACCTGATTCTCAAGCTGTGAAACCTGTGTGCTTACATCGTTGGATGCATACTGAAGGTCTACTTCATAGCCGGCTGCTTCCAGCTCTTTCTTCATGTTCTCGCCATCCTGATTCCATCTCTGAAGATCTTTTGTAGGCATTGTAACACCGATCAGTTTCTTGTCATCCGCTTTAACAGCTACTCCCGGGATAACTACCATTCCAGCTACCATTGATGCACAAAGAATTGCAGATACGACTTTCTTTCTCATTGTAAAAATCCTCCATTTCTTTTTACGTTTCTCACGTTTTCTTGATAACGTTACTATAGCACAGGGCAATCTGGACATGGTTGGCAAGAAACAAGACATTTTAAGAAAAACAAAAAATGCCCTGCACAGGACAGGACATTTTTGTTGCAAGATAATGCTATATACTGATTTACTCTTACATCTGTAAAAGCAGCCGGATAATCTCTGAATATTTTATTTAACTGTAATCCGCATTCAGATAAACTTCATCTCTGCGGTGGAAACCTCCTTCAATGATCACCTTATCTATATTCTCTTTTGTCACTGCAGTTGGTTCAAGGATGCAGGAAGGAATCTCATAAGTTCCGTCATTTACTGTTTCTGTCACATCTTCCAGTTCTGCAACTCCCTTTCCACTACCCATTTCCACTGCATATTTCGCTGCTTTTCTTGCCAGATCTTCAATTGGTTTAAAAGCAGTCATATACTGTGTTCCTTCTACTATTCTCTGACAAGCTGCAAGATCTCCATCCTGACCTACAACAACCACATTTCCGGCAAGCTGATTCTCTGCCAGTACCTGTACGACCTGACTGGCAATGTCATCATTTCCGCACATAATTCCCTTAACATGAGGATATTTTTCCAGGGCTTCCTCCACATATCCGGCAGCCAGTTCTGCTGTCCAGCCATCACAGTTAGCTTCATAAACCACATGCAGATCTGTGTCTGCAAGCATATCATCAAACCCCTGTTTCACCATCTGGACATTATTATCTGAAGAGGATCCCTGTATCATAAAGACATCTCCTCCCTGAGGAAGTGCATTGACAAGTGCCTGTGCCATGATCTCACCCACCTTACGGTTATCAAAGGAAATGTACAAATCTGTATTGGCATTATTGACCATTCTGTCATAGGAAATAACCGGAATTCCCGCACTCTGTGCCTTCTGTATGGCATCTGAAAGTGCTCCACAGTCTCTTGCGATCACAACGATCACATCCACCTGCTTATTTATAAAGTATTCAATCTGACTGATCTGCTCTTTGACATCTGCACCTGCATCCTGCACATTTACCTCTGCTCCCAGTTCTCTGGCAGTCGCCACAAATACATCTCTGTCGCGGATCCATCTTTCTATAACAAAAGAATCCACTGTAAGTCCGATCTGAACCTTATCCTCTTCCTTATTCTCTTCTGCTGTTTCTTCATTCTTATTCTGTTTTTGTTCTGAAGAGGAACCACATCCTGTCAGCAGTATCATCCCTGTACAAAATGCCAGTATTCCAAGCAGCAGCTTTCCGCAATTCTTTTTTGTCTTATATAATTTCATCAGCCTAACCTCTCTCTGAACTCACTAGGCGTAACTCCTTCATACTTCTTGAAAATCCTGCTGAAGTAATTGGGATCACTGTATCCTGACTGTGCACATATTTCCTTAATGGAAAGTCTGGAATCCTGCAGAAGTTCTCTGGCATTTTTCAGACGTATTTCTGTAAGATATTCAATAAAGTTCTTACCTGTTTCCTGTTTAAAAAGTTTACTGAAATAATATGGACTGATATCTACCTCTCTTGAAACATCATCCAGAGAAATATCCCTGCGGAAATTTTCATTGATATATTCCTTTGCTCTGTCAATAATACTGCCAGCTTCTTTTTCCTTGGAATTCTCCAGTTTCGTACAGATTTCTCTCGTCTTATCCAGAAACCACTTCTTCAGATTTTCTATATCCGTACAGGACTGAAGCTCCCGGATATAGCTTCTCCTGCTGTTAACATTATATTTCAAAGTTCCTGCAAAGAATGCCCTGCGTTCCGCATTCATCACCATCTCCAGGATTTTAATCTCAATGTCTTCTCTTGTGACTGTCTGCTGACTGTGCATCCATTCAAAAAATCCCTCTGCGCAGTTCATCGCTCCCGCAGCATCCTTCTCAAGGATCCTCTTCTGATATCTGATTTCCAGGTCTCTTGGATATTCCCCGTCATATTTCTGTGCCGCCGGTACATCCTCAATATGCACTACATGACTGATGCTCTCTCTCAGTGCGACCACCGCTTCCTTAAAAGATTCCTTCACGCTTCCAAGTTCTTTGACCCTTCCTATTCCACAGCGGAACATACTGTCGATCCGGTTTTCAAATTTATGTACCATATTTCTGGCTCTTGTGACAATTGCAACTCTGTCTTCGTAATCTTCTTTCGCATTT from the Blautia wexlerae DSM 19850 genome contains:
- the chvE gene encoding multiple monosaccharide ABC transporter substrate-binding protein gives rise to the protein MVVIPGVAVKADDKKLIGVTMPTKDLQRWNQDGENMKKELEAAGYEVDLQYASNDVSTQVSQLENQVANGCDLLVVASIDGSSLGEPLKQAKEAGIPVISYDRLLMNSDAVTYYATFDNYKVGQKQGEYLVDALDLDNQDGPFNIELFTGDPGDNNCNFFFGGAMDVLQKYIDEGKLVVKSGQTEFEQVATANWDSAKAQDRMDTIIAGNYSDGSNLDAVLCSNDSTALGVENALAASYTGEYPIITGQDCDTPNVKNLVAGKQAMSVFKDTRALATAVVGMVDSIMKGEEPEVNDTESYDNGTGVIPTYLCDPVVVTVDNYKEMLIDSGYYTEDQIK
- a CDS encoding sugar ABC transporter substrate-binding protein; the protein is MKLYKTKKNCGKLLLGILAFCTGMILLTGCGSSSEQKQNKNEETAEENKEEDKVQIGLTVDSFVIERWIRDRDVFVATARELGAEVNVQDAGADVKEQISQIEYFINKQVDVIVVIARDCGALSDAIQKAQSAGIPVISYDRMVNNANTDLYISFDNRKVGEIMAQALVNALPQGGDVFMIQGSSSDNNVQMVKQGFDDMLADTDLHVVYEANCDGWTAELAAGYVEEALEKYPHVKGIMCGNDDIASQVVQVLAENQLAGNVVVVGQDGDLAACQRIVEGTQYMTAFKPIEDLARKAAKYAVEMGSGKGVAELEDVTETVNDGTYEIPSCILEPTAVTKENIDKVIIEGGFHRRDEVYLNADYS
- a CDS encoding helix-turn-helix domain-containing protein, producing the protein MYRILLADDEGIMLESLKKIIETEYGNECEIHCAKSGRVVVEMAQAYPPDICFMDIQMPGISGIQAIREIQKFNSSAVFVIITAYDKFNYAKEAVNLGVQEFLTKPVNKKVILETCAKMMTKVDQIRQKRSDDLLIREKLETVVPMIESGYINNILLQDDFVTYQDNYTQLLDIRQKYGYMMVIEFGDSMENGVLSNAVGASVKANKFYSTFREIAQGFFECLVGPIMGNRIVLLVPYENAKEDYEDRVAIVTRARNMVHKFENRIDSMFRCGIGRVKELGSVKESFKEAVVALRESISHVVHIEDVPAAQKYDGEYPRDLEIRYQKRILEKDAAGAMNCAEGFFEWMHSQQTVTREDIEIKILEMVMNAERRAFFAGTLKYNVNSRRSYIRELQSCTDIENLKKWFLDKTREICTKLENSKEKEAGSIIDRAKEYINENFRRDISLDDVSREVDISPYYFSKLFKQETGKNFIEYLTEIRLKNARELLQDSRLSIKEICAQSGYSDPNYFSRIFKKYEGVTPSEFRERLG